The following are from one region of the Fusarium keratoplasticum isolate Fu6.1 chromosome 4, whole genome shotgun sequence genome:
- a CDS encoding Serine/threonine-protein phosphatase, producing MADQHEVDLDSIIDRLLEVRGSRPGKQVQLLEAEIRYLCTKAREIFISQPILLELEAPIKICGDIHGQYYDLLRLFEYGGFPPEANYLFLGDYVDRGKQSLETICLLLAYKIKYPENFFILRGNHECASINRIYGFYDECKRRYNIKLWKTFTDCFNCLPIAAIIDEKIFTMHGGLSPDLNSMEQIRRVMRPTDIPDCGLLCDLLWSDPDKDITGWSENDRGVSFTFGPDVVSRFLQKHDMDLICRAHQVVEDGYEFFSKRQLVTLFSAPNYCGEFDNAGAMMSVDESLLCSFQILKPAEKKQKYVTNRAGSISKPANSPRKMKT from the exons ATGGCAGACCAACATGAGGTCGACCTCGATTCTATAATCGACAGGCTACTCGAGGTGCGAGGCAGCCGCCCAGGCAAGCAGgtccagcttctcgaggccgagatccgTTATCTTTGCACCAAGGCCCGCGAGATCTTCATCTCCCagcccatcctcctcgagctcgaggcccCTATCAAG ATCTGCGGTGATATCCACGGACAGTACTACGATCTCCTCCGACTCTTCGAGTACGGTGGCTTCCCCCCCGAAGCCAACtacctcttcctcggtgACTATGTCGACCGAGGTAAGCAGTCCCTCGAGACCATCTGCTTGCTCCTCGCCTACAAGATCAAGTACCCCGAGAACTTCTTCATTCTGCGAGGTAACCACGAGTGTGCTTCTATCAACCGTATCTATGGCTTCTACGACGAGTGCAAGCGTCGCTATAACATTAAGCTCTGGAAGACCTTTACCGATTGCTTCAACTGCCTTCCCATCGCTGCTatcatcgacgagaagaTTTTCACCATGCACGGCGGTCTGAGCCCCGATCTCAACTCTATGGAGCAGATCCGCCGTGTGATGCGTCCCACTGAC ATTCCTGACTGCGGTCTCCTGTGCGATCTTCTCTGGTCGGATCCTGACAAGGACATTACCGGTTGGAGCGAAAACGATCGTGGTGTCTCATTCACATTCGGCCCTGATGTCGTTTCTCGCTTCCTCCAGAAACACGACATGGATCTCATCTGCCGAGCCCaccaggttgtcgaggacGGCTACGAATTCTTCTCCAAGCGCCAACTGGTCACCCTGTTCAGTGCGCCCAACTACTGCGGTGAATTCGACAACGCCGGTGCTATGATGAGCGTGGACGAGAGCTTGCTTTGTTCATTCCAA ATCTTGAAACCcgctgagaagaagcaaaagtaTGTTACAAACAGAGCTGGCAGCATAAGCAAACCGGCAAACTCCCCGCGCAAAATGAAGACTTGA
- a CDS encoding Eukaryotic translation initiation factor 3 subunit A, with the protein MPPPPHQKPENVLKRANELIGVGQAPAALTLLHEHITSKRSRNVPIVSLEPVMLLLVELSVEQKKGKLAKDALYQYKNISQNTNIATIELVLKKFIELAVQKVTAAQQKADEVQESIEATAATSSVDDLEASETPESILLATVSGEQSRDRTDRAIVTPWLKFLWEAYRTVLDILRNNARLEILYQSTATQAFDFCLKYTRKTEFRRLCELLRNHVQTAAKYSSQMHAINLSDPDTLQRHLETRFQQLNVAVELELWQEAFRSVEDIHTLLNLSKRPPKNVMMANYYEKLTRIFLVGENYLFHAAAWSRYYTLLRQSSVLVASGQGKKSDNPPASEADLQKAASFVLLSALAIPVISTSRSRGAMVDFDEARKNKNSRLTHLLGMSQAPTRARLFRDALSKSLLQRARPEIRDLYNILEVDFHPLSICQKISPILTKIGADAEMEKYILPLQQVILTRLFQQLSQVYETVDLSFVESLAQFPEPYQVTRGTIEKFIMNGNKKGDLSIRMDHATGVLSFDNDVFSSSKAGHSGSGAGSAESETGTVQRLQSTPSEIVRSQLTRLAKSLFTTCHYIDPSFNKERLEARAAALARAKAGAEQEHLEILARKEVIQKRKEEASEIQARKEKENARQKRLREQALQEAEDKRLAAEQKEREAKRLKAERDRVRKEELKKQIADLKMGDKAIDIDLEDLDNLDSNRLRAMKLAQLEREKNDVNERLRITGKRLDHLERAFRKEEAKKLHEDHAKQIEEDRAIYEKVKAQTLKDAEQKHKESVELKHRLSRLVPQYESFRDSLHERRRDEFEKRRRDAERELEKQISIRKKEVRDRRLREKREREEKERELREAEEKAAREKEEQRRREEARKEELAKLKEQREKERQEMLEKAALQQRREEEALARRKAEKERGPPTFSRGPERAERAERAEPSEGRRPPVFGAGKWREREANKGGDAPPPARGPPMERAESNDRPSAGGPPRLQLAGSGNRPSWRDREAAKGGSGGADAGPSAPPPRFAPRGGAPMDRGDSGRGEGRGEEDRKQSPAPPAEPLPATRAPGKWVPPHMRNKA; encoded by the exons ATG cctcctccgccgcacCAAAAGCCCGAGAATGTCCTGAAGCGCGCCAACGAGCTCATTGGCGTTGGCCAGGCCCCCGCGGCCCTGACCTTGCTGCACGAGCACATCACCAGCAAGCGCTCCCGAAATGTTCCCATCGTCTCGCTGGAGCCTGtgatgctcctcctcgtcgagctcTCCGTCgagcagaagaagggcaagctTGCCAAGGATGCTCTCTACCAGTACAAGAACATCTCCCAAAACACAAATATTGCTACCATCGAG CTGGTCTTGAAAAAGTTCATCGAGCTCGCCGTCCAAAAGGTCACCGCCGCCCAGCAAAAGGCCGATGAGGTCCAGGAGAGCATTGAGGCTACCGCCGCCACCTCCAGCGTCGACGATCTTGAGGCCAGTGAGACTCCCGAGTCTATCCTCCTTGCCACCGTCTCTGGTGAACAGTCCCGAGACCGCACAGACCGGGCGATCGTCACTCCCTGGCTCAAGTTCCTCTGGGAGGCCTACCGAACTGTCCTCGACATTCTCCGAAACAACGCCCGCCTGGAGATCCTCTACCAGAGCACCGCTACCCAGGCCTTCGACTTCTGCCTCAAGTACACTCGCAAGACCGAGTTCCGACGTCTCTGCGAGCTGCTCCGCAACCATGTCCAGACCGCCGCCAAGTACTCGTCGCAGATGCATGCCATCAACCTGAGCGACCCAGACACTCTTCAGCGACACCTTGAGACCCGTTTCCAGCAGCTTAACGTTGCCGTTGAGCTCGAGCTCTGGCAGGAGGCTTTCCGAAGTGTTGAGGACATCCACACCCTGCTCAACCTCAGCAAGCGACCCCCCAAGAACGTCATGATGGCCAACTACTACGAGAAGCTCACCCGaatcttcctcgtcggcgagAACTATCTCTTCcatgctgctgcttggtCTCGATACTACACTCTCCTCCGTCAGTCCTCCGTCCTGGTTGCCAGCGGCCAGGGCAAGAAGTCCGACAACCCCCCTGCGTCTGAGGCCGATCTCCAGAAGGCTGCCTCTTTCGTCCTTCTCTCCGCCCTCGCCATCCCTGTCATCAGCACCTCGCGATCCCGTGGTGCCATGgttgactttgacgaggcccGAAAGAACAAGAACTCCCGCCTGACTCACCTCCTTGGCATGTCCCAGGCTCCCACCCGTGCCAGACTCTTCCGGGATGCCCTTTCCAAGTCCCTCCTTCAGCGTGCTCGCCCCGAGATCCGAGATCTGTACAACATCCTTGAGGTCGACTTCCACCCCTTGTCCATTTGCCAGAAGATCTCTCCTATCCTGACCAAGATTGGTGCCGAtgctgagatggagaagtacattcttcctctccagcaGGTCATCCTTACCCGTCTCTTCCAGCAGCTCTCCCAGGTCTACGAAACTGTTGACCTCTCTTTCGTTGAGAGCCTGGCCCAGTTCCCCGAGCCCTACCAGGTCACTCGCGGCACTATTGAGAAGTTCATCATGAACGGTAACAAGAAGGGTGATCTTTCTATCCGCATGGACCATGCCACAGGCGTCCTTAGCTTCGACAACGAcgtcttctcctcctccaaggctggcCACAGCGGATCCGGTGCTGGATCTGCCGAGTCTGAGACCGGCACTGTTCAGCGTCTCCAGAGCACCCCCTCCGAGATCGTTCGTTCCCAGCTCACTCGTCTTGCCAAGTCTCTCTTTACTACCTGCCACTACATTGATCCCAGCTTCAACAAGGAGCGCCTTGAGGCCCGCGCCGCGGCTCTTGCCCGTGCCAAGGCTGGTGCTGAGCAGGAGCATCTGGAGATCCTCGCCAGAAAGGAGGTCATtcagaagcgcaaggaggaggcatcCGAGATCCAGGCTCGtaaggagaaggagaatgcTCGCCAGAAGCGACTCCGCGAGCAGGCTCTGcaggaggccgaggacaagcGACTTGCTGCCGAGCAGAAGGAGCGTGAAGCCAAGCGTCTCAAGGCCGAGCGTGACCGTGTTcgcaaggaggagctcaagaagcagattgCTGACCTCAAGATGGGCGATAAGGCTATTGACATCGAccttgaggaccttgacaaccttgacAGCAACCGTCTCCGTGCCATGAAGCTGGCCCAGCTGGAGCGGGAGAAGAACGATGTCAACGAGCGTCTTCGCATCACTGGCAAGCgacttgatcatcttgaaCGTGCCTTCCGtaaggaggaggccaagaagttgCACGAGGACCATGCCAAGCAGATCGAGGAGGACCGCGCCATCTAtgagaaggtcaaggcccagaCCCTCAAGGACGCAGAGCAGAAGCACAAGGAGAGTGTCGAGCTCAAGCACCGACTTAGCCGCCTGGTGCCCCAGTACGAGTCCTTCCGCGACTCGCTCCATGAGCGTCGTCGtgatgagtttgagaagCGCCGCCGTGATGCTGAGCGAGAACTCGAGAAGCAGATTTCCATCCGTAAGAAGGAGGTTCGCGACCGACGTCTCCGCGAGAAGCGCGAGCGCGAGGAAAAGGAGCGCGAGCTCCGCGAGGCCGAAGAGAAGGCGGCccgcgagaaggaggagcagcgCCGCCGGGAGGAGGCAcgcaaggaggagctcgccaagctcaaggagcagcgAGAAAAGGAGCGTCAAGAGATGCTGGAGAAGGCTGCCCTTCAACAGCGacgcgaggaagaggctctGGCCCGTcgcaaggccgagaaggaacGGGGACCACCTACCTTCTCTCGGGGTCCGGAGCGTGCGGAGCGTGCGGAGCGTGCAGAGCCGAGCGAGGGCCGAAGGCCACCCGTCTTCGGTGCCGGCAAGTGGCGGGAGCGCGAGGCCAACAAGGGTGGCGACGCCCCTCCCCCAGCCCGTGGACCTCCCATGGAGAGGGCCGAGTCCAACGACCGCCCCTCTGCTGGTGGTCCCCCCCGACTGCAGCTTGCTGGCTCTGGCAACAGGCCCAGCTGGCGTGACCGTGAGGCGGCCAAGGGCGGTAGCGGTGGGGCTGATGCCGGTCCTTCCGCTCCTCCCCCTCGCTTCGCTCCTCGGGGTGGTGCGCCGATGGACCGTGGAGACTCGGGACGTGGTGAGGGACGTGGTGAGGAGGACCGAAAGCAGTcccctgctcctcctgcCGAGCCTCTGCCAGCAACGCGGGCACCTGGCAAGTGGGTTCCTCCTCATATGAGGAACAAGGCTTAA
- a CDS encoding Guanine nucleotide-binding protein subunit gamma — MPSAAASQHSRAPERRDSTIKPSPSSPSSAPRSKMPQYTSRDVGDPTQIKKNKQSMADLKLRRLTELNNRLREDLERERIPVSTASKSIIAYCNGTRDYMVPSVWGAVPKGEDPYAPQQSGGCCVVM, encoded by the exons ATGCCCTCCGCCGCCGC TTCTCAACACAGTCGCGCGCCAGAACGCCGCGACTCTACCATCAAACCCTCACCCTcttcgccctcctcggcacCACGTTCCAAGATGCCTCAGTACACTTCGCGAGATGTCGGCGACCCTACgcagatcaagaagaacaagcagTCGATGGCCGACCTCAAGCTACGCCGGCTAACCGAGCTCAACAACCGTCTGCGCGAGGATCTTGAGCGAGAACGCATTCCCGTCAGCACGGCGTCCAAGAG CATTATCGCCTACTGCAACGGCACCCGGGACTACATGGTCCCCTCGGTCTGGGGCGCTGTccccaagggcgaggacCCCTACGCGCCACAACAATCCGGTGGCTGCTGTGTGGTCATGTAA